In Streptantibioticus cattleyicolor NRRL 8057 = DSM 46488, a genomic segment contains:
- a CDS encoding helix-turn-helix transcriptional regulator, translating into MTTDLPARMLRLLSLLQTRREWSGTELAERLGVTTRTIRRDIDRLRGLGYPVEGTTGHAGGYRLASGAAMPPLILDDEEAIATAVALRTAAGHLTGMEETSLRALAKLERILPARLRAQVAALHQATDTIGWEDRGPRVDPAALTTLATACRDHETVTFDYTTRDGTAARRRADPHHLVASAGLWYLLAHDTGRDDWRVYRLDRITDPVPTRHRFTPRPVPGHDPADYVAQKIATAPARYRALATVHAPADTIRHRTGALPARVQPLDDTTCTVDCSSDSLAHIAQALTALNADYALDADPDVTNYLHHTTERTRRALGT; encoded by the coding sequence ATGACGACCGACCTGCCCGCTCGGATGCTCCGCCTGCTCTCCCTGCTGCAGACCCGCCGCGAATGGTCCGGCACCGAACTCGCCGAACGCCTCGGCGTGACCACCCGCACCATCCGCCGCGACATCGACCGGCTGCGCGGCCTCGGCTACCCCGTCGAAGGCACCACCGGCCACGCCGGCGGCTACCGCCTCGCCTCCGGCGCCGCGATGCCCCCGCTCATCCTCGACGACGAAGAAGCCATCGCCACCGCCGTCGCCCTGCGCACCGCCGCCGGTCACCTCACCGGCATGGAGGAGACCTCACTGCGCGCGCTCGCCAAACTGGAACGGATCCTCCCCGCCCGGCTGCGCGCCCAGGTCGCGGCCCTGCACCAGGCGACGGACACCATCGGCTGGGAAGACCGCGGCCCCCGCGTGGACCCGGCGGCGTTGACCACACTCGCCACCGCCTGCCGCGACCACGAAACCGTCACCTTCGACTACACCACCCGCGACGGCACCGCCGCCCGCCGCCGCGCCGACCCCCACCACCTGGTGGCCTCCGCCGGGCTGTGGTACCTCCTCGCCCACGACACCGGGCGCGACGACTGGCGTGTCTACCGCCTCGACCGCATCACGGACCCGGTCCCCACCCGTCATCGCTTCACGCCACGCCCCGTCCCCGGTCACGACCCGGCCGACTACGTCGCACAGAAGATCGCCACCGCACCCGCCCGTTACCGCGCCCTCGCCACCGTCCACGCCCCCGCCGACACCATCCGCCACCGCACCGGCGCCCTGCCCGCCCGCGTCCAGCCCCTCGACGACACCACCTGCACCGTCGACTGCTCCAGCGACTCCCTCGCCCACATCGCCCAGGCCCTCACCGCCCTGAACGCGGACTACGCCCTCGACGCCGACCCCGACGTCACCAACTACCTCCACCACACCACCGAACGCACCAGACGCGCCCTCGGCACCTGA
- a CDS encoding VOC family protein, with product MSYMSPGQVVWFEIGTTGPDAITGFYGPLLGWTFEVDPDSSIDGRTYTRILAPGAPWPMGAVQQGDTGEEAINLSILSADVPADVDKLTGLGATVVVPATPVGDVTVFARVRDPRGNLLSLFSQSTSRRFEERITGTRRYMEQAAFTPKPGSMAWFEIGTTDVKATTDFYTAGFGWRFENDQADGTSHSTVFGPGAKWPSGSLRDHSGQGAAGADYVMSCFLVTDVAATTARAERAGARLEHGPRTSPGGLVSCRLIDPRGNRFGVFSRPTGDQAS from the coding sequence ATGAGCTACATGTCCCCCGGCCAGGTCGTCTGGTTCGAGATCGGCACCACCGGCCCCGACGCCATCACCGGCTTCTACGGCCCCCTGCTCGGCTGGACCTTCGAGGTCGACCCGGACTCCTCCATCGACGGCCGCACCTACACCCGCATCCTCGCGCCCGGCGCTCCGTGGCCGATGGGTGCCGTCCAGCAGGGCGACACCGGCGAAGAGGCCATCAACCTGTCCATCCTGTCCGCCGACGTGCCCGCAGACGTCGACAAACTCACCGGCTTGGGCGCGACGGTCGTCGTGCCGGCCACACCGGTGGGGGACGTGACCGTCTTCGCCCGCGTGAGGGACCCCCGCGGCAACCTGCTCTCCCTGTTCTCCCAGTCCACCTCGCGGCGATTCGAGGAGCGGATCACCGGCACGCGGCGGTACATGGAGCAGGCGGCGTTCACGCCGAAGCCGGGGTCGATGGCCTGGTTCGAGATCGGCACCACTGATGTGAAGGCCACCACCGACTTCTACACCGCGGGATTCGGCTGGCGGTTCGAGAACGACCAGGCCGACGGCACCTCGCACTCCACAGTCTTCGGCCCCGGCGCCAAGTGGCCGTCGGGCAGTCTGCGGGACCACAGCGGCCAGGGCGCGGCCGGGGCCGACTACGTCATGTCGTGCTTCCTGGTCACCGACGTGGCCGCCACCACCGCCCGCGCCGAGCGAGCCGGGGCACGGCTGGAGCACGGACCGCGGACCAGCCCCGGGGGCCTGGTCTCCTGCCGCCTCATCGACCCGCGCGGCAACCGCTTCGGTGTGTTCTCCCGCCCCACCGGCGACCAGGCCAGCTGA
- a CDS encoding Gfo/Idh/MocA family protein gives MKIALLGTGFGQAHAAVYAARDDVEVVMFGRDAEKTAKAAGQFGFASSTATDAAFEDDSFDLVDICLPVDLHAPFALRALDAGKHALVELPLAANLEDAKRVAEAAARSDKHVFVDMFDRFIPANQALFDAVREGTYGRLEQLTLWNLTAHLWPGASLGLNVLPLEAMHSDMDIITRVLGLPRDITVTTVARNEDSAAIDTVLSFDGAVARSSVSSLMPSTWGARGGYTATFEHGVLDASSTMGFDGRPTGTVTAYTPDGAGDLHLPPADQYTAMIGHVMDVLHGNADNQLTPAGVLDALHLTLDIDRRVNPRR, from the coding sequence ATGAAGATCGCGCTGCTGGGAACCGGCTTCGGCCAGGCGCACGCCGCCGTCTACGCCGCTCGGGACGACGTGGAGGTGGTGATGTTCGGCCGCGACGCGGAGAAGACAGCGAAGGCGGCCGGTCAGTTCGGCTTCGCTTCCTCCACGGCGACGGACGCCGCGTTCGAGGACGACTCGTTCGACCTGGTCGACATCTGCCTCCCGGTCGACCTGCACGCCCCGTTCGCGCTGCGCGCCCTGGACGCGGGCAAGCACGCACTGGTCGAACTGCCTCTGGCCGCCAACCTGGAGGACGCCAAGCGGGTCGCCGAGGCCGCCGCGCGCAGCGACAAGCACGTCTTCGTGGACATGTTCGACCGGTTCATCCCCGCCAACCAGGCCCTTTTCGACGCCGTACGCGAGGGCACCTACGGTCGGCTGGAGCAACTGACCTTGTGGAACCTCACCGCTCACCTGTGGCCCGGGGCCTCGCTCGGGCTGAACGTCCTGCCGCTTGAGGCCATGCACAGCGACATGGACATCATCACCCGCGTCCTCGGCCTGCCCCGCGACATCACCGTCACCACGGTCGCGCGGAACGAGGACTCCGCCGCCATCGACACCGTCCTCTCCTTCGACGGCGCCGTCGCCCGCTCCTCGGTGTCCTCGCTGATGCCGTCGACCTGGGGCGCCCGCGGCGGCTACACCGCCACGTTCGAACACGGCGTGCTGGACGCCTCCTCCACCATGGGCTTCGACGGCAGGCCCACCGGCACGGTCACCGCCTACACCCCCGACGGCGCCGGCGATCTGCACCTCCCACCCGCCGACCAGTACACCGCCATGATCGGCCACGTCATGGACGTCCTCCACGGCAACGCCGACAACCAACTCACCCCGGCCGGCGTCCTCGACGCCCTCCACCTCACCCTCGACATCGACCGCAGGGTCAACCCCCGCCGCTGA
- a CDS encoding class I SAM-dependent methyltransferase: protein MDLETLHGYDREAAAFASQWHEQPEPDDLRTALLRWFRPGPTADVGCGGGRDTAWLTANRFPTTGYEPSTGLLAEARKRYPQLPFECAALPELAGAPDGAFANVLCETVIMHLEPDSVAAAAVRRLRGLLQPGGTLYLSWRVVTGSAQRDDHGRLYAPVAPSLVRQGLAGLEVLLDEELTSVSSGKAVHRIVARA from the coding sequence GTGGACCTGGAAACCCTGCACGGTTACGACCGCGAGGCCGCCGCCTTCGCCTCGCAGTGGCACGAGCAGCCGGAACCGGACGATCTGCGGACTGCGTTGCTGCGTTGGTTCCGTCCCGGACCGACGGCTGATGTCGGCTGTGGCGGCGGCCGGGACACGGCTTGGCTGACCGCCAACCGCTTTCCCACCACCGGGTACGAGCCGTCCACCGGGCTGCTGGCCGAGGCCCGCAAGCGGTACCCGCAGCTGCCATTCGAGTGTGCCGCCCTGCCCGAGCTGGCGGGCGCGCCCGACGGCGCCTTCGCCAACGTGCTGTGCGAGACCGTCATCATGCACCTGGAGCCCGACTCCGTCGCCGCCGCCGCCGTGCGGCGCCTGCGTGGCCTGCTCCAGCCGGGCGGCACCCTCTACCTCAGCTGGCGGGTGGTCACCGGCAGCGCCCAACGCGACGACCACGGCCGGCTGTACGCCCCGGTCGCCCCGTCGCTGGTCCGTCAGGGCCTCGCCGGCCTGGAGGTGCTGCTGGACGAGGAGCTGACCAGCGTCTCCTCCGGCAAGGCGGTGCACCGGATCGTGGCACGCGCTTGA
- a CDS encoding DUF6493 family protein: protein MTFTHDLPDHRIPDGTADGVRTLLDAVREGRVEDIPKLVGTLTDAERRKGLPVLKQWRKEIPELWRGEGHLLVRRGLLLAGAGCCTGATAAAQWLTSRDLWWAGPEDPQVVVDVLGDRAPEWLAEVARRLAERRTVGGWEYGLIKRLSLLAGCEPPMTDGFVLGWERDIPQRGRTIEEGLRDDPFLKAAVPRLFEVDEAGSDFQYTWGADPGWPGALASLAREGLLSREMLVEGCLSRLLRGGRLGIVKGFLALLTALDLTADERAAHTLTWVRMLSVGHSLAAARAQEVLAELDEAGRLETEHLVEASRAALFRPEKKIVRAQLAMLDKAIKRDRSLTDELLPVVSEAFGHEEHSLQDKALALAVRHRKHAGEGVLAELAASVQLLPSDLRERAAEAFGGVVAAEEAGPPAVEDDVLPPVAAPERLDPAPLAPAELAEEVVALLRGKGTPAQEERALNSLVVHAHADLAGLRAALEPVVAAHRQPASWLSDNVFAQALEAVVMFVMGDAAKEKTSTLRIQSGLGALRFRFQEHQCPHTAIWSVCLSRAAEIGARLELGDPLPFLLATPTWTTGTIDPSELAARLAAYEESGTEPGPADLVQALLRLDRDVPLEARAAADRLTSPAGRRLAAWLASGGLPDPVVSRETERLRLRTPRPGVLVRTEALPGHEDHPEPFRSLLDAHDPIGRPCKCGGGGQCSPQALALLPQHREIIAARMLSAFSALADSDHLGHGVPVLPALAESGGPAGPATHLLVAYGLGARRFEEQLFAVDAMLVLAARGQLHAEQLGRDVAELASLRRLKLKRVVAALQEAVRTGAYATVWAVLSGALPGLLSGEPALADGALLTLAADCAERSGSRGAIPEIDELAARKGSSQLIKQARRLRTALSRDASCR from the coding sequence ATGACCTTCACCCACGACCTCCCCGACCACCGGATCCCCGACGGGACCGCGGACGGCGTCCGCACCCTGCTGGACGCGGTGCGCGAGGGCCGCGTCGAGGACATCCCCAAGCTGGTCGGCACCCTGACCGACGCCGAACGGCGCAAGGGGCTGCCGGTGCTCAAGCAGTGGCGCAAGGAGATCCCGGAACTCTGGCGGGGCGAGGGGCACTTGCTGGTCCGCCGGGGTCTGCTGCTCGCCGGGGCGGGGTGCTGCACCGGCGCGACGGCGGCGGCCCAGTGGCTCACGAGCCGCGATCTGTGGTGGGCCGGGCCTGAGGACCCCCAGGTGGTCGTCGACGTGCTGGGCGACCGCGCCCCCGAGTGGCTGGCCGAGGTGGCGCGTCGGCTGGCGGAGCGCCGCACCGTCGGCGGGTGGGAGTACGGGCTGATCAAACGGCTGTCGCTGCTCGCCGGCTGCGAGCCGCCCATGACGGACGGCTTCGTCCTCGGCTGGGAGAGGGACATCCCTCAGCGGGGTAGGACGATCGAGGAAGGGCTGCGGGACGATCCGTTCCTGAAGGCGGCCGTCCCCCGGCTGTTCGAGGTGGACGAGGCCGGCTCGGACTTCCAGTACACCTGGGGCGCCGACCCCGGGTGGCCCGGGGCGCTCGCCTCACTCGCCCGGGAAGGGCTGCTCAGCCGCGAGATGCTGGTCGAGGGGTGTCTGTCACGGCTGCTGCGCGGTGGCCGGCTCGGCATCGTGAAGGGCTTCCTCGCCCTGCTGACCGCCCTGGACCTGACCGCGGACGAGCGGGCGGCGCACACCCTCACCTGGGTGCGGATGCTCTCCGTCGGGCACTCGCTGGCAGCCGCCCGCGCCCAGGAGGTGCTGGCCGAACTCGACGAGGCGGGGCGTCTGGAGACGGAGCACCTGGTCGAGGCGTCCAGGGCCGCCCTGTTCCGGCCCGAGAAGAAGATCGTGCGCGCCCAGTTGGCCATGCTCGACAAGGCGATCAAGCGCGACCGGTCCCTCACGGACGAGCTGCTGCCGGTGGTCTCCGAGGCCTTCGGCCACGAGGAGCACAGCCTCCAGGACAAGGCCCTCGCCCTGGCCGTCCGCCACCGCAAGCACGCGGGCGAGGGCGTCCTCGCCGAACTGGCGGCCAGTGTCCAGCTGCTCCCCTCCGACCTGCGTGAACGCGCGGCCGAGGCGTTCGGTGGCGTCGTGGCCGCCGAGGAGGCCGGTCCGCCCGCCGTGGAGGACGACGTCCTGCCGCCCGTCGCGGCCCCCGAGCGCCTGGACCCCGCACCGCTCGCCCCCGCCGAACTCGCCGAGGAGGTCGTCGCGCTGCTGCGTGGCAAGGGCACCCCGGCGCAGGAGGAGCGGGCGCTGAACAGCCTCGTCGTCCACGCCCACGCCGACCTGGCGGGGCTCCGCGCGGCCCTGGAACCGGTCGTCGCGGCGCACCGGCAGCCTGCCTCATGGCTGAGCGACAACGTCTTCGCGCAAGCGCTCGAAGCCGTCGTCATGTTCGTCATGGGCGACGCCGCGAAGGAGAAGACGAGCACCCTGCGCATCCAGTCCGGGCTGGGTGCCCTGCGCTTCCGGTTCCAGGAGCACCAGTGCCCGCACACGGCGATCTGGTCCGTCTGCCTCAGCCGCGCGGCCGAGATCGGGGCGCGGCTGGAGCTCGGGGACCCCTTGCCGTTCCTGCTGGCCACGCCCACCTGGACGACGGGGACCATCGACCCGTCGGAGCTGGCGGCCCGGCTCGCCGCGTACGAGGAATCGGGCACCGAGCCCGGCCCGGCCGACCTCGTCCAGGCCCTGCTGCGGCTGGACCGGGACGTGCCGCTCGAAGCGCGGGCCGCGGCGGACCGGCTCACCTCCCCGGCGGGGCGGCGGCTGGCCGCCTGGCTCGCCTCGGGCGGCCTGCCCGACCCCGTCGTCTCCCGGGAGACCGAACGGCTCAGGCTCAGGACCCCCCGCCCCGGTGTGCTCGTGCGCACCGAGGCCCTTCCCGGACATGAGGACCACCCCGAGCCGTTCCGCTCCCTGCTCGACGCGCACGACCCCATCGGCCGGCCGTGCAAGTGCGGGGGCGGCGGGCAGTGCTCCCCGCAGGCCCTGGCCCTCCTGCCCCAGCACCGGGAGATCATCGCGGCGCGGATGCTGTCCGCCTTCTCGGCCCTGGCCGACTCCGACCACCTCGGTCACGGCGTGCCCGTGCTGCCCGCGCTGGCCGAGTCCGGCGGGCCGGCGGGCCCCGCGACCCATCTGCTGGTGGCGTACGGACTCGGGGCGCGACGCTTCGAGGAGCAGCTGTTCGCGGTGGACGCGATGCTGGTGCTGGCCGCTCGCGGACAACTCCACGCGGAGCAACTCGGCCGGGATGTCGCCGAGTTGGCCAGCCTGCGCCGCCTCAAGCTGAAGCGGGTCGTGGCGGCACTTCAGGAAGCGGTGCGCACCGGTGCGTACGCCACGGTGTGGGCGGTGCTCTCGGGCGCCCTCCCCGGGCTCCTGTCGGGAGAACCGGCACTCGCCGACGGCGCTCTGCTCACGCTCGCGGCCGACTGCGCGGAGCGGTCCGGGTCCCGTGGCGCGATACCGGAGATCGACGAGCTGGCGGCGCGCAAGGGCTCGTCACAGCTGATCAAGCAGGCCCGGCGGCTCAGGACGGCGCTGAGCCGCGACGCCTCCTGCCGGTAG
- a CDS encoding SWIM zinc finger family protein, with amino-acid sequence MTRTAQTYTYLRPSAVRSTADGRSIGLETSGGATLAGREAHPSFFRGFLTYPQVTAAGLLCVADVAAARYYQLQLDSWRDPVVTGNGDRLRFESFSACCGVYARLDVLGDALDGDDIGHGTTNVDVNIPLRDALTRVGASDPLRLEVGPDEMTVTTFEGPVVEKKVPLPERWLRGFAETQVIASGFDLRAELPAAEAVRFLRALPRPGATRGASKGARWVVPAGRSLRATTRPVPGAVCLPGPERLTALSRVLRHATGLRIHGPAVTAGSGPVASAWEIGLPGMRLTLTLSPDTSRGFSGEGGVLDALAADESAEDADLVSVLLAWDPAVDIADLATQSGLTPQRVRAALTRLGTAGRIGYDTAEAAYFHRELPYDTGRAERDNPRLRAAHALVDAGAVRLDGETATVTVEDHSHRVRSAEGRLTCTCRWWAEYRGGRGPCKHALAVRIARRAAVTATAQDNTDTPTGATR; translated from the coding sequence ATGACGAGAACGGCACAGACGTACACCTATCTCCGTCCATCCGCCGTACGGTCCACGGCGGATGGACGGAGCATCGGCCTGGAGACCTCGGGCGGCGCCACGTTGGCCGGGCGGGAGGCCCATCCGAGCTTTTTCCGGGGGTTTCTGACCTACCCTCAGGTCACCGCTGCCGGACTGCTGTGTGTCGCGGACGTCGCCGCCGCCCGCTACTACCAGTTGCAACTCGATTCCTGGCGCGACCCGGTCGTCACTGGGAACGGGGACCGGCTGAGGTTCGAGTCGTTCTCCGCCTGCTGCGGGGTGTACGCGCGGCTCGACGTGCTGGGCGACGCGCTGGACGGTGACGACATCGGGCACGGTACGACCAACGTCGACGTGAACATCCCGTTGCGGGACGCCCTGACCCGGGTGGGCGCGAGCGATCCGCTGCGTCTGGAGGTGGGGCCCGACGAGATGACCGTCACCACCTTCGAGGGGCCGGTGGTGGAGAAGAAGGTGCCGCTGCCCGAGCGCTGGCTGCGCGGCTTCGCCGAGACCCAGGTGATCGCCTCCGGTTTCGACCTGCGGGCCGAACTCCCGGCGGCCGAGGCCGTGCGTTTCCTCCGCGCGCTCCCCCGCCCCGGCGCCACCCGCGGCGCCTCCAAGGGAGCGCGCTGGGTCGTCCCGGCGGGCCGCTCGCTGCGCGCCACCACCCGGCCGGTCCCCGGCGCGGTCTGTCTGCCCGGGCCCGAGCGGCTGACCGCGCTGAGCCGGGTGCTGCGCCATGCGACGGGGCTGCGGATCCACGGCCCGGCCGTCACGGCGGGCAGCGGCCCGGTGGCGAGCGCGTGGGAGATCGGACTCCCCGGGATGCGGCTGACCCTCACCCTGTCCCCGGACACGTCACGGGGCTTCTCCGGCGAGGGCGGCGTCCTCGACGCCCTGGCGGCGGACGAGTCGGCCGAGGACGCCGACCTGGTGTCCGTGCTGCTCGCCTGGGACCCCGCCGTCGACATCGCCGACCTCGCCACGCAGTCCGGGCTGACCCCGCAGCGGGTACGGGCCGCGCTCACCCGCCTCGGCACGGCCGGGCGCATCGGCTACGACACGGCCGAGGCGGCGTACTTCCACCGGGAGCTGCCGTACGACACCGGACGGGCCGAGCGGGACAACCCCCGGCTGCGCGCCGCCCACGCCCTCGTCGACGCGGGTGCGGTGCGCCTCGACGGCGAGACGGCCACCGTCACCGTCGAGGATCACAGCCACCGGGTCAGGTCCGCCGAAGGGCGGCTGACCTGCACCTGCCGCTGGTGGGCCGAATACCGCGGCGGACGCGGCCCGTGCAAGCACGCCCTCGCCGTCCGCATCGCCCGCCGCGCGGCCGTCACCGCCACCGCTCAGGACAACACTGACACCCCCACCGGAGCCACCCGATGA
- a CDS encoding MFS transporter, with product MLTVALLRWEKHLEDTGAEPLLPRRLLRAPGFPLSMLTVVVFFSGNAGLFLVLTYHLQSGIGLPPLAAGLVFVPLGAGFIAASAASRRLAARFGITTSVVGATVVAAGLALVPLATGHPPATQQWLLAAVMALSGLGQALVVAPLVETVLARVHTDDAGAGSGVLNTLTQAGMALGVAAIGTLYRTALGTNPDTPSPDTTTTDYTHAFNLTTLTLALLARTVAALCLRLRHTPARDTVSTSAVPSHPSAADPRKPPSA from the coding sequence CTGCTGACCGTCGCCCTGCTGCGCTGGGAGAAACACCTGGAGGACACCGGCGCCGAGCCGCTGCTGCCACGCCGGTTGCTGCGCGCCCCCGGCTTCCCACTGTCGATGCTCACCGTCGTCGTCTTCTTCTCCGGCAACGCCGGCCTGTTCCTCGTGCTCACCTACCACCTCCAGTCCGGAATCGGGCTGCCGCCCCTGGCCGCCGGCCTGGTCTTCGTCCCCCTCGGAGCGGGGTTCATCGCCGCCTCCGCCGCCTCTCGCCGCCTGGCGGCCCGCTTCGGCATCACCACCTCGGTGGTCGGCGCGACGGTCGTGGCGGCGGGCCTCGCCCTGGTGCCCCTCGCCACCGGCCACCCTCCCGCCACCCAACAATGGCTGCTGGCCGCCGTGATGGCCCTGTCCGGACTGGGCCAGGCCCTCGTCGTCGCCCCGCTCGTCGAGACCGTCCTGGCACGCGTCCACACCGACGACGCCGGAGCCGGATCCGGCGTCCTCAACACCCTCACCCAAGCCGGCATGGCCCTCGGCGTCGCCGCCATCGGCACCCTCTACCGCACCGCACTCGGCACCAACCCCGACACCCCCTCCCCCGACACCACAACCACCGACTACACCCACGCCTTCAACCTCACCACCCTCACCCTCGCCCTCCTCGCCCGCACCGTGGCCGCCCTCTGCCTCCGCCTCCGCCACACCCCCGCACGCGACACGGTGTCGACCTCCGCCGTACCGTCGCATCCGTCCGCCGCGGACCCGAGGAAGCCGCCTTCCGCATGA
- a CDS encoding MFS transporter: MTAPTSCQVTGAAPARRATRRDWAGLTVVLAAMSISQIDMFIVNVAAPAIQSGLHASFGALQLVIDGYVIAYAAGMVTGGRLGDRIGRKRTFQIGVAAFTAASLLCALAPDTPVLIAARVLQGLSAAVMTPQVLSIVRAQSPMPATGAAPSPPTAPPSAWV, encoded by the coding sequence ATGACCGCACCGACGAGCTGTCAGGTCACCGGTGCCGCCCCTGCCCGGCGCGCCACCCGACGGGACTGGGCCGGGCTGACGGTGGTCCTGGCGGCGATGTCCATCAGCCAGATCGACATGTTCATCGTCAACGTGGCCGCGCCCGCCATCCAATCCGGCCTCCATGCCTCGTTCGGCGCGCTCCAGCTCGTCATCGACGGCTACGTCATCGCCTACGCGGCAGGCATGGTCACCGGCGGCCGTCTGGGGGACCGCATCGGCCGCAAGCGGACGTTCCAGATCGGCGTCGCCGCGTTCACGGCCGCGTCACTGCTGTGCGCCCTGGCCCCCGACACCCCCGTACTGATCGCGGCGCGGGTTCTGCAAGGGCTATCCGCCGCCGTGATGACACCCCAGGTACTCTCCATCGTCCGTGCCCAGTCCCCGATGCCCGCGACCGGGGCCGCGCCGTCGCCGCCTACGGCGCCTCCATCGGCCTGGGTGTGA
- a CDS encoding MarR family winged helix-turn-helix transcriptional regulator produces MAREQTEGVHADREQATTGAPDAVEEIAAAWRRERPGTPVESIGVVTRLWQLAKLFGDDRRRLLAEAGVDPATLDLLSVLRRSGPPYTLSTRDLARQSLVTAGAISQRVARAERDGLVTRGAATGKGRTVLVALTAAGHDLVESTVDQVLGRETELLSGLPPHQRGQLSALLATLLHDVQERLGRHDVSHVGLP; encoded by the coding sequence ATGGCACGCGAGCAAACCGAAGGTGTCCACGCCGACCGGGAACAAGCCACCACCGGCGCGCCGGACGCCGTCGAGGAGATCGCGGCGGCCTGGCGGCGGGAGAGGCCCGGCACACCGGTGGAGTCGATCGGCGTGGTGACTCGGCTGTGGCAGCTGGCCAAGCTCTTCGGCGACGACCGCAGACGCCTGCTGGCCGAAGCCGGCGTGGACCCGGCGACCTTGGACCTGCTCAGCGTCCTGCGCCGCAGCGGGCCGCCGTACACGCTCAGTACCCGTGACCTGGCCCGCCAGTCACTGGTGACCGCCGGGGCGATCTCCCAGCGGGTCGCCCGCGCCGAACGCGACGGCCTGGTCACCCGCGGAGCGGCCACCGGCAAGGGGCGCACGGTACTGGTCGCCCTCACCGCGGCCGGTCACGACCTGGTCGAGTCGACCGTCGACCAGGTGCTCGGCAGGGAAACGGAACTGCTCTCCGGCCTCCCACCACACCAGCGCGGGCAACTGTCGGCCCTGCTCGCCACCTTGCTGCACGACGTGCAGGAGCGGCTCGGACGCCACGACGTCTCCCACGTCGGCCTCCCGTGA
- a CDS encoding carboxylesterase family protein, producing MTKSTVGELVVETTSGMACGFMDRGVPNWRGIPYGSIPERFSPPVPLRSARRVDARTWGPVCWQVPVGPRKKWAPIYPDAVESEDCLNLNVWSRRPGRPDPQPVLVWLHPGRHMLGGNSPSVDPWVLAAYHDVVVVTPHYRLGPWGWLYLGELAPSDYAHSSNLPVRDHLLALEWVRDNIAAFGGDPGNVTLFGLSTGASDVATLLGVPAAQGLFHKAAIYSGNADNVITLSDASEFANRFLTAAGSLADSAPDLARLDNVALRYIHGKMLRSGPVPYQPCVDGDVIPDSPLLAMGKGLTTGVPVLVSVTSDEAGMYEAVSSPKDVAEKYAEVLGDDGSTHEQKLEALTRKLYVEPAERLMSAVAGGGGTCWAQVFDYHPTLSVLARDPRLAHRAVHAVDKAALFHDLDGPLGTDADRRAAVEDQLGLINLARHGHPGWATYTAREPTAKWINPDLRDGHTIRAFRR from the coding sequence ATGACCAAAAGCACGGTCGGCGAACTCGTAGTCGAGACCACATCCGGCATGGCATGCGGATTTATGGATCGCGGCGTGCCCAATTGGCGGGGAATCCCTTATGGAAGCATCCCAGAGCGGTTCTCCCCACCGGTCCCACTCCGTTCCGCCCGGCGCGTGGACGCCCGCACCTGGGGGCCGGTCTGCTGGCAGGTCCCGGTCGGGCCGCGGAAGAAGTGGGCACCCATTTACCCGGATGCCGTCGAAAGCGAGGACTGCCTCAACCTGAACGTCTGGTCGCGTCGGCCCGGCCGGCCGGACCCGCAACCGGTTCTGGTGTGGCTGCACCCCGGGCGGCACATGCTCGGCGGCAACTCTCCCTCGGTGGACCCCTGGGTGCTCGCCGCCTATCACGACGTGGTGGTGGTGACACCGCACTACCGGCTCGGGCCGTGGGGTTGGCTGTATCTCGGCGAACTCGCCCCGTCGGACTACGCGCACAGTTCGAACCTGCCGGTCCGCGATCACCTGCTCGCGTTGGAGTGGGTGCGGGACAACATCGCCGCGTTCGGCGGCGACCCCGGCAACGTCACCCTCTTCGGCCTGTCCACCGGGGCGTCCGATGTCGCCACGCTGCTCGGCGTGCCTGCCGCGCAAGGGCTGTTCCACAAGGCGGCGATCTACAGCGGCAACGCTGACAACGTCATCACGCTGTCCGATGCGTCCGAGTTCGCCAACCGCTTCCTCACCGCCGCCGGCTCGCTGGCGGACAGCGCGCCGGACCTGGCGCGGTTGGACAATGTCGCACTGCGCTACATCCACGGCAAGATGCTGCGATCCGGCCCGGTTCCGTACCAACCGTGCGTTGATGGCGACGTCATCCCCGACTCCCCGCTGCTCGCGATGGGCAAGGGCCTGACCACGGGCGTCCCGGTCCTCGTCTCGGTCACCTCGGACGAAGCCGGGATGTACGAGGCGGTCAGCTCGCCCAAGGACGTCGCGGAGAAGTACGCCGAGGTCCTCGGCGACGACGGCAGCACGCATGAGCAGAAGCTGGAGGCATTGACCCGGAAACTCTACGTCGAGCCCGCCGAACGGCTGATGAGCGCGGTCGCCGGTGGCGGCGGGACATGCTGGGCGCAGGTTTTCGACTACCACCCCACGCTGTCGGTCCTCGCCCGCGACCCGCGGCTGGCTCACCGCGCCGTGCACGCGGTCGACAAGGCCGCGCTCTTCCACGACCTGGACGGCCCGCTCGGCACCGACGCGGATCGTCGCGCCGCCGTCGAGGACCAACTCGGTCTGATCAACCTGGCCCGGCACGGCCACCCGGGGTGGGCAACGTACACGGCGCGGGAACCCACCGCGAAATGGATCAACCCCGACCTGCGCGATGGACACACCATCCGCGCTTTCCGTCGGTGA